The genomic segment taatttttACACCTTTCAAATAAACCCAATTTATCTTTATGCTCACACACATTTTATTGTAAGAGTCACTGATGCTGTAGCTGTTAACTTCAGTGAAGGAACAGGAAGTTTATGGAAGGCAATGGATGGGTTAAAATTGAAATTAATTCTAAGTATAGAAAGGCAAACATAAAATAGTCTACAgcaaaaccttggtttttgagtgCCTCTATTCATCGAAAAATTAGTTTACAAACAAAATTTTCTTTATTACTGGTAAGCATACTACGTGAGTCCATGATCCGTCACAGAGTCCATACAGAACACTCAGTGGTGCTTTCTATCACATACTGTGAGCATCCTGTTTTTTGCGAGTTTAATGTAGCTGTTAATTAGCCCTAAATATGACTCTAAAAAATTCACCTATGTCCGGGATCGTTGGCTTTGCGCCCCTACCATCCTGTATACAATTGATTTAGTTCTTGGGCTGGCATAGAGTAATttcatttcaattaattttaaCAAGAAAATTACTTCAGTTCACAAATCAAATTAATTTGTGAACCAAGGTTCAACTGTACTAATGGTTTAATAAATTGTGACATGGTTGTTTCCTTCTCTCAGATTTAGTAGAGTGTGTTCATGGTATCATAAGCGATCTACTGGAGGACAACATTCAGGTGTGGACAATGAAGAGCCATTGTGGGGACACAAATGTGGAGTCGGTGATGGATCACATAGAAGCTGCCACTGACAAACCTGTACCAGCAAGTTTACGTGCCACAACCTCTCTTAAATCCCCTACCCTCTACATCTTCACCTCTGGAACTACTGGTGAGTATCTACTGAAATGTGAGATCATAGAACAGAGGGGaaggtcattcattcattcattcattcattcattcattcattcattcattcattcattcattcattcattcattcattcattccaggGCTTCCTAAGGCAGCAGTAATCACTCACCTCCAAAGCTTGAAGGCAGCTGGAGGATTCTGGGCATTTGGTGTGACTGAAAATGATGTGATATATATACCTCTGCCGCTTTACCACAGTGCAGCTTCACTGCTCGGTATAGGAGGAACCATTGCTCTTGGTGAGTAGACCTGTCACAAAAATACTCTTGATTTGACAATGGAAAGATTAATTCATATGTCATGGATTTGATAGCAACCAAGtgcatttcacaacagctgcagctgtaaCTAAGCACTTTACATATAATATAGTAAATTAAAACATATGCATATTCATAGATAGAGGGCGGCACAGTggtgcacgtctgcctcaccgtTAGGAGGATGCGGGTTTGAGTccacctccctgtgtggagtttgcatgttctccctgtgcccgcgtgagttttctctgggtactccaatttcctcccacatcctgaAAACATGCTTggcaggccaattgagcactccaaattgcccctaggtatgATGGCGGGTGCGgttattataatatttttttataacatgATAGAAGTGTACatcctgtaaatatgtttttagtgtCACGACTCatccccgatcgtgtcatagttttgttcgtgtgtctgtgtgctcgcccctcccctcctgtgtgcccatgatcagtgtgattattcccacctgcctctcgttacctgtcatgtatataagtcctgtctgcccctcactccctgtcggatcgtcgatgtcgtcacgtttgctgtccttgtggttcctgtctgtttcgagtctgtttctgtttgccatccctgtcggtcagtctgtcatgttattagtttgccagttctcgtctgtttccctcgatgcctcgttccactttccttttccctcaataaaccctggtccaagctgcacttggtcgtcctgctccatactccacccctgaacgtgacagatcgatccgaccactacaacgaccagcgcttggacccccctcctccatcagatcctgctgcgatgcccaatCCACAACCGCCAGTccgtgcatgttccagcgccatgggctttgcGGCAGCtttgggactctgctgccgcaacgccggacccgtggccaccatcggactttgttccggcgacgccggacccgcggccgccatcagagtgcttttggcgccagcggctttgcggccgcgatgggACTCCGCTGCCGCGATGCTGGACCCgctgccgccatcggagtgcctcctggcgtcatcagactcacggctgccatagggctccaccccagcttcGCAGGACCCGCGGACGTCAGCAGACATCAAGCTAGCTGCGCCAAACCagtgatcgtccctggctccactcccactgctgcggcacgtgatggctcttgctgctgcgcacagccacgccttccagagttgccgccgattgcggtacagacttccagagttgccgccagtTACGGTACGGACTCCCCAAGTCGCCGTctgagtgcggtttggttccccaagtcgccgcccgagtgcggttcggttccccaagtcgccgtccgagtgcggttctgtctcccaagtcgccgcccgagtgcggttctgtcccccaagttgccgcccgagtgcggttctgtcccccaagtcgccccccgagtgcggttcggttccccaagtcgccgcccgagtgcggttcggttccccaagtcgccgcccgagtgcggtttggttccccaagtcgccgcccgagtgcggttcggttccccaagtcaccgtccgagtgcggttcggttccccaagtcgccgcccgagtgcggttctgtctcccaagtcgccgcccgagtgcggttctgtcccccaagtcgccgcccgagtgcggttctgtcccccaagtcgccgcccgagtgcggttcagttcccctagttttttttttggggacgtcgggagccgtcccttgtgggggggttctgtcacgactcgtccccgatcgtgtcatagttttgttcgtgtgtctgtgtgctcgcccctcccctcctgtgtgcccatgatcagtgtgattattcccacctgcctctcgttacctgtcatgtatataagtcctgtctgcccctcactccctgtcggatcgtcgatgtcgtcacgtttgctgtccttgtggttcctgtctgtttctaatctgtttctgtttgccatccctgtcggtcagtctgtcatgttattagtttgccagttctcgtctgtttccctcgatgcctcgttccacttcccttttccctcaataaaccctggtccaagctgcacttggtcggcctgctccatactccacccctgaacgtgacatttagaactcttttattattataacagtttttctataacaaggtaaaacactgtaaatggttttagaactcttattattataacaatgtttttataaaaaggtacaagtgtacacactgcaattgtgtgagcactccttgccttctgctggcgtgtgggcaagttttgtgactttaaaatgttttttttaatttggaaaaaaaatctgcgatgtagtgaaaccgcgataaacgaaccgcgatgtagcgagggattactctatatatgtatatatataataaaaaacttttccttcttcaggtcagttgctgcctcgttcagcttaattgtgcttattggggtttcgtacccaacctctggacttgtacatggatttaa from the Syngnathus scovelli strain Florida chromosome 13, RoL_Ssco_1.2, whole genome shotgun sequence genome contains:
- the slc27a6 gene encoding long-chain fatty acid transport protein 6 isoform X6 produces the protein MMLYFAWVSALVVGMFSAHVLQTLFFPYFWKDFFFLLSLIRFGAKLELFRLTSRVCTVLDRFIQQAHRIPDKPFIIYEGSVHTYKDIEERSNRLANVFLQKLKITKGDCVAMLMNNEPDFVCVWFGLAKVGCPVAFLNTNIKSRSLLHCINSCGAKAVIVGADLVECVHGIISDLLEDNIQVWTMKSHCGDTNVESVMDHIEAATDKPVPASLRATTSLKSPTLYIFTSGTTGLPKAAVITHLQSLKAAGGFWAFGVTENDVIYIPLPLYHSAASLLGIGGTIALAALGRPAPYSTPERDRSIRPLQRPALGPPSSIRSCCDAQSTTASPCMFQRHGLCGSFGTLLPQRRTRGHHRTLFRRRRTRGRHQSAFGASGFAAAMGLRCRDAGPAAAIGVPPGVIRLTAAIGLHPSFAGPADVSRHQASCAKPVIVPGSTPTAAARDGSCCCAQPRLPELPPIAVQTSRVAASYGATCILKKKFSVSQFWTDCRKHNATVFQYIGELCRYLCNQPKQSPKPHPTWPSGICQYRPNSHRPRRPNRTSSA